A stretch of Equus caballus isolate H_3958 breed thoroughbred chromosome 11, TB-T2T, whole genome shotgun sequence DNA encodes these proteins:
- the LOC111775553 gene encoding zinc finger protein 135-like produces the protein MLDPFGKSVKWNLSPSRRQRNPKKKTYNCSECGRSFSDSSNFIHHQRIHTGEKPYKCDDCGKAFSQSSSLTEHQRTHTGERPYKCKVCGKAFTVKSSLIQHQRIHTEEKPYKCNECGEAFSDYSSFIQHRRIHSGEKPYECSDCRKSFTDIPSLTQHQRIHTGVKPYKCNDCGKAFRRSTHLTQDQRTHTGEKPYKCHECGKAFTAHSTFTQHQRIHTGGKPYMCSECGKDFPENSSLTKHQRIHTGEKPYECNQCGKSFSQSTHLIQHQRIRAGEKPFKCSGCGKAYSNSLVLIRHQQLHTLKSY, from the coding sequence ATGCTTGATCCATTTGGGAAAAGTGTCAAGTGGAACCTATCTCCAAGTAGAAGGCAAAGAAATcctaaaaagaaaacttacaatTGTAGTGAATGTGGAAGAAGTTTCAGTGACAGTTCAAATTTTATTcatcatcagagaattcatactggcgAGAAACCTTACAAATGTGACGACTGTGGAAAAGCTTTTAGCCAGAGTTCCTCTCTTACTGAACATCagagaactcatactggagaaaGACCCTATAAATGTAAAGTTTGTGGAAAAGCATTCACTGTAAAGTCATCTCTTATtcaacatcagagaattcatactgaggagaaaccttataaatgtaaCGAATGTGGGGAAGCCTTTAGTGACTACTCGTCCTTTATTCAACATCGAAGAATTCATAGTGGcgaaaaaccctatgaatgtagtGATTGCAGGAAGTCCTTCACTGATATTCCATCTCTTACAcagcatcagagaattcacactggagtgaaaccctataaatgtaatGATTGTGGGAAGGCATTCAGACGAAGTACACACCTTACCCAAGATCAGAGAACTCATACTGGGGAAAAGCCTTATAAATGTCATGAATGTGGAAAAGCATTCACTGCCCACTCGACCTTTACACAACATCAAAGGATTCACACTGGAGGAAAACCCTATatgtgcagtgaatgtgggaaggACTTCCCTGAGAATTCATCCCTTACTAAACATCAGCGAATCCATACTGGAGAAAAACCGTATGAATGTAATCAATGTGGTAAATCTTTTAGCCAGAGCACTCACCTTATTCAACATCAGAGAATTCGTGCTGGGGAGAAACCCTTTAAATGCAGTGGATGTGGAAAAGCATATAGTAACAGCTTGGTCCTGATCAGACATCAGCAGCTCCACACTTTAAAGTCATACTGA